A stretch of the Acyrthosiphon pisum isolate AL4f chromosome A2, pea_aphid_22Mar2018_4r6ur, whole genome shotgun sequence genome encodes the following:
- the LOC100159009 gene encoding protein unc-13 homolog B isoform X1, whose amino-acid sequence MEPEQNRNGGGRPTTTATAITTATATATATASTTTTNATTTVYGDQQAVEAALNEFIDKMTPRVNVLENEVMYAWRALDLLSDEYVKMWERIEKLETIIQNQQSVIGQMVEICAEPITSPSTYMGPPEVGDRPALSMIWEESEGSSSNGTKKPLEQRNVDYRAYEDRLLNEDQEKMDSVESAKEIFENIEQMERNMRQLYAEAQLDSWNDETERAAAAIDFYPINKPLTSSVGNLQNRMYPYMSPSIRSLPTIPKCEEPGYRSPTLFMDTTSQSTYMDDSYQPQSPPGSPPPPAPEDPVFPRSVSSALSLSLRQFHNSTKELDSLHQFHNSTKDLDTMHQFHNSSKDLDTLHQHRTGAIVTANKSDSGLSSMSGGLLSSYEKSPCSPGKRVFDQSYQISVAGPSGLTVVTCVTTAFDTDYPYYDRSTGVYSTAGQGYKYQTTNAQQSSISNVPDLLDVMSYKEYKKPTDRPYSGMTDALTYYPSTMNDTYYGRENDRPDNNPRYRYVTTPNFQIRCEDDGSRREEKTKKSKRNIIKSAMNSVSSSVSNWFPDVHLPQRHRSHSLPGGLEREPDAVSVHSETATTSKPRSWNTQRHGSRKKKKSIVSTMSGLLHKTAKPAPFQSSYSIADPEFAENEWTELKAGDRPTPPEPPPPVQPPESANIAIEQQEEEAQEQINEIQLPAEMFNGPTKEFAVSRKLSKYREHCKLSNGVPEGESSVIPVEKRNKSLEEQPVKPHEEFVQPTNNLRNFKMSSRQASLEVPWAGKGSADTEDDSRSNHSWRSTSRISSRRQSTEESIDSDDEWYCYELKQLEELEKKTHFERVFGPPMLPPPSARSESSILISKVDFKEKMSKAIEDIRRQSVDESFNEDAFEQEQSLDTVIEEELIQDDGPIRFKLMKVPDTPGGIRRDLPGQDLDLEPEQEPEQETETADEQMVVEEDESPGTPSLPRFKFDKNDLVDKEESGSKWKIVKALKEKKPDEINQDIGPPPTPIIENGRGSGENINRANGHPGDNPFYSNIDSMPDIRPRRKSIPLVSELVLKTMAATKRNAGLASGVPRPTLNDEELKMHVYKKALQALIYPISSTTPHNFVSWTATSPTYCYECEGLLWGIARQGVRCTECGVKCHEKCKELLNADCLQRAAEKSSKHGAEDKAISIIQAMKDRMLQRERDHPEIFELIRSVFGVEEKSHQGHIKAVKQSVLDGTCKWSAKIAITVKCAQGLIAKDKSGTSDPYVTVQVGKVKKRTRTMPQELNPVWNEKFYFECHNSSDRIKVRVWDEDNDLKSRLRQKLTRESDDFLGQTIIEVRTLSGEMDVWYNLEKRTDKSAVSGAIRLHINVEIKGEEKVAPYHIQYTCLHENLFHSLCENNAGIVHLPQAKGEDGWKLYFESPAQDIVDEFAMRYGIESIYQAMTHFHCLSTKYLCPGVPAVMSTLLANINAYYAHTTSSSAVSASDRFAASNFGKEKFVKLLDQLHNSLRIDLSMYRNNFPASSQEKLMDLKSTVDLLTSITFFRMKVQELSSPPRASTVVKDCVKACLRSTYQFLFANCYDLYGREYQTDPNEKRDEDTGPKLDDLGFWDKLVALVASVIEEDRNSYAPVLSQFPAELNIGQLSAATMWSFFAVDMKYALEEHETHRLCKTSAYMNLHFKVKWLFTNYVKDAPPYKDAIPEYPSWFEPFVMQWLNENDDVSLEYLHGAFNRDKKDGFQRSSEHALFSNSVVDVFTQLTQCFGVISKLECPDPEISNRYMKRLAKTIVKVLLAYVDIVQKEFDAKELDERTACILMNNIQQLRVQLTKMFESMGGKQLEEDATDILNDLQTQLLKALDELSGKFGKSLEPQIKKSVKELGELLQSIKGGSQNPQQVSMMEVDEILRPLMDLMDGSLSLFAQTCEKPVLKRILRELWKLVIRILERSVVLPPMMDKSMILKNLSENARSLAANARIEDMSRLIRNHMAGKQDVKNALTGVMDMEKNLNTKQCRVLESALKTIKTYFHAGGNGLKKKYLDKSSDLLSLCYALSLYTRSTDELIKTFVLSQLHQVPQKNDPLPRQPSLMSGTEVKDEMDEMDYDEDDETEEEEALDEAEEDVKSMGSRMEKLFEISRRPLQENYVYEEPYGEISINVYIETHPTNNEFKLTVTVVAANTLVWPTTGMFRPFVEVNLIGPRLADKKRKQSTKSKSGSWSPRYNEAFVFSISAIEDLECYELHFCVKDYCFAREDRLVGVAVLQMRHVPIMVRTGEWLGLGRRIQMNETGWTILRILSQRYNDDVAKEFVKLKSETRQEDQSSVQGS is encoded by the exons ATGGAACCGGAACAAAATCGGAACGGTGGTGGCAGACCAACCACTACCGCCACCGCCATCACCACCGCCActgccaccgccaccgccaccgccagtACTACAACCACAAACGCAACCACTACCGTCTATGGCGACCAACAGGCTGTAGAGGCTGCGCTAAATGAGTTCATCGATAAAATGACACCCCGCGTTAACGTGTTGGAGAATGAAGTGATGTACGCATGGCGAGCTTTAGACTTATTGTCAGACGAGTACGTAAAAATGTGGGAGCGTATCGAAAAACTCGAAACCATTATTCAGAATCAACAGTCTGTCATCGGGCAAATGGTTGAGATATGTGCAGAGCCGATTACATCTCCGTCTACATACATGGGACCACCGGAAGTCGGTGACCGTCCCGCGCTAAGTATGATATGGGAGGAATCGGAAGGCAGCAGTAGTAATGGTACTAAAAAGCCGTTGGAACAGAGGAACGTGGATTATAGAGCGTATGAAGACCGGCTATTAAATGAAGACCAGGAAAAAATGGATTCCGTCGAGTCTGCCAAAGAGATTTTCGAAAATATAGAGCAAATGGAGAGAAACATGCGACAGCTGTACGCCGAAGCGCAACTGGATAGTTGGAACGACGAGACAGAAAGAGCGGCAGCTGCTATAGATTTTTATCCAATTAACAAGCCACTCACGTCATCGGTTGGAAACTTACAAAATCGTATGTATCCTTACATGTCTCCGTCCATTCGATCGCTTCCCACTATCCCAAAATGCGAAGAACCCGGGTACAGGTCTCCGACGTTATTTATGGATACAACGTCACAATCAACTTACATGGACGACTCGTATCAGCCACAATCGCCACCCGGTAGTCCACCACCTCCAGCACCCGAGGATCCCGTATTTCCCAGATCAGTGTCATCCGCACTGTCACTGAGCCTGCGTCAATTTCACAATTCCACCAAAGAACTTGATTCGCTTCATCAGTTTCACAATTCCACCAAGGACCTGGACACCATGCACCAATTTCATAATTCCTCCAAAGACTTAGACACGTTACACCAACACCGAACTGGTGCCATAGTCACGGCCAATAAATCCGATTCCGGTCTGTCATCGATGAGTGGCGGGTTGTTGTCCAGTTATGAAAAATCTCCATGTTCACCAGGAAAGCGAGTGTTTGATCAATCATATCAGATCTCGGTGGCTGGTCCATCCGGATTAACGGTAGTAACGTGCGTAACCACTGCATTTGACACCGATTATCCGTACTATGATCGGTCGACAGGAGTGTATTCAACGGCAGGTCAAGGGTATAAATACCAGACTACTAACGCACAACAGTCATCAATATCTAACGTACCGGACCTGTTGGACGTAATGTCGTACAAAGAATACAAAAAACCTACGGATAGACCATATTCTGGTATGACAGATGCGTTAACCTATTATCCAAGTACCATGAACGATACGTATTATGGTAGAGAAAACGACAGGCCGGATAATAATCCTAGGTATAGATATGTGACGACGCCTAACTTTCAGATCCGTTGTGAAGATGACGGTTCAAGAAGGGaagaaaaaacgaaaaaatctaAACGTAATATAATCAAATCAGCCATGAACTCGGTCAGTAGTTCGGTGAGCAATTGGTTTCCCGATGTGCACTTGCCGCAACGGCATCGATCTCATTCACTGCCGGGTGGCTTGGAAAGGGAACCCGATGCGGTTTCCGTACACAGTGAGACAGCAACCACATCAAAACCGCGTAGTTGGAACACACAAAGGCATGGTAgtcgtaagaaaaaaaaatcaattgtgtCTACCATGTCTGGGCTGTTACATAAAACCGCTAAACCTGCCCCTTTTCAGAGCTCCTATTCAATAGCAGATCCGGAATTTGCGGAAAATGAATGGACTGAGTTAAAAGCTGGAGATAGGCCAACGCCACCAGAACCACCACCACCCGTGCAACCACCAGAGTCAGCTAACATTGCCATAGAGCAGCAGGAGGAAGAGGCACAAGAACAGATTAATGAAATTCAGTTACCAGCTGAAATGTTCAATGGCCCGACTAAAGAATTTGCAGTATCCAGAAAGTTGAGTAAATATAGAGAACACTGTAAGCTATCGAATGGAGTGCCAGAAGGGGAATCTTCAGTAATTCCAGTAGAAAAACGTAACAAATCATTAGAAGAACAGCCTGTTAAACCTCACGAAGAGTTTGTGCAGCCAACGAATAATCtaagaaatttcaaaatgtcatcTAGACAAGCAAGTTTAGAGGTACCGTGGGCTGGAAAAGGATCTGCGGACACTGAAGATGATAGTAGAAGTAACCATTCGTGGAGAAGTACATCTAGAATTTCGTCAAGACGGCAAAGTACTGAAGAAAGCATCGATAGTGACGATGAATGGTATTGTTATGAACTAAAACAATTAGAAGAACTAGAGAAAAAAACTCATTTTGAACGGGTATTTGGGCCACCTATGTTACCACCACCCAGTGCTCGAAGTGAATCATCCATACTTATATCTAAAGtagattttaaagaaaaaatgtctaAAGCCATTGAAGACATAAGAAGACAATCAGTAGACGAATCGTTCAACGAGGATGCTTTCGAACAAGAGCAATCCTTGGATACTGTCATTGAAGAGGAATTAATACAAGACGACGGACCTATAAGGTTCAAGTTAATGAAAGTACCGGATACTCCGGGTGGCATTAGAAGGGATCTTCCAGGTCAAGACCTAGACCTGGAACCGGAACAGGAACCGGAACAGGAAACGGAAACGGCCGACGAACAAATGGTCGTTGAAGAGGATGAAAGTCCCGGTACACCGTCATTGCCCaggtttaaatttgataaaaacgaTTTAGTGGATAAAGAAGAGAGTGGCAGTAAATGGAAAATCGTGAAAGCTctcaaagaaaaaaaacccGACGAGATAAACCAGGATATTGGACCTCCACCTACTCCGATTATcgag AATGGAAGAGGGAGCGGCGAAAACATTAATAGAGCGAATgg acacCCTGGAGACAATCCGTTTTATAGCAACATCGACAGCATGCCGGATATTCGACCCAGGAGAAAATCTATCCCTCTTGTCTCGGAACTG GTTCTCAAG ACAATGGCCGCCACAAAAAGAAACGCAGGACTGGCGTCAGGAGTTCCACGTCCTACACTCAACGACGAAGAGCTG AAAATGCACGTGTACAAAAAAGCTCTGCAAGCTCTAATCTATCCAATATCATCGACCACGCCGCATAATTTCGTCTCGTGGACTGCAACTTCACCGACGTATTGTTACGAATGTGAAGGGCTGCTGTGGGGCATCGCCCGGCAAGGGGTACGGTGCACCGAATGCGGGGTCAAGTGCCACGAGAAGTGCAAAGAGCTCTTAAACGCCGACTGTTTGCAAA gAGCGGCCGAAAAAAGTTCCAAACACGGTGCCGAAGATAAAGCGATATCAATTATACAGGCGATGAAGGACAGGATGTTGCAACGTGAACGAGATCATCCAGAGATTTTCGAACTCATCAG ATCAGTGTTCGGCGTTGAGGAGAAAAGCCATCAGGGTCATATTAAAGCGGTGAAACAATCGGTTTTGGATGGTACTTGCAAGTGGTCAGCAAAAATTGCCATCACag TAAAATGTGCTCAAGGGCTCATCGCAAAAGACAAAAGTGGTACATCAGATCCATACGTAACTGTTCAAGTGGGTAAAGTTAAAAAAAGAACGCGAACTATGCCTCAAGAGCTCAATCCTGTTTggaatgaaaaattttattt cGAGTGCCACAATTCTTCGGATCGAATTAAAGTCAGGGTATGGGACGAGGATAATGACCTGAAATCGAGACTCAGGCAAAAATTAACCAGAGAATCGGACGATTTTTTAGGACAAACTATTATcgag GTTCGGACGTTGTCGGGCGAAATGGACGTTTGGTACAATCTCGAAAAAAGGACTGATAAATCGGCGGTATCCGGTGCTATTCGATTACATATCAATGTAGAAATCAAAGGAGAGGAAAAAGTCGCTCCTTACCATATCCAATACACGTGTCTCCACGAAAACCTGTTTCACTCGCTGTGCGAAAACAACGCTGGAATAGTTCACCTACCTCAAGCTAAGGGAGAAGACGGGTGGAAGTTGTACTTTGAATCTCCCGCGCAAGATATTGTCGACGAGTTCGCCATGAGATACGGCATCGAGTCCATTTACCAAGCAATGAC ACACTTCCATTGTCTCTCGACAAAATATTTATGCCCTGGCGTCCCAGCGGTAATGAGTACTTTGTTAGCGAATATCAATGCCTACTATGCACACACAACATCCAGCTCCGCCGTTAGCGCGAGCGACCGTTTTGCAGCATCGAATTTCGGA aaagaaaaattCGTGAAGCTGCTCGATCAACTACATAATTCGCTCAGAATAGATTTATCAATGTATAGAAATAACTTTCCGGCATCCAGTCAAGAAAAATTAATGGATCTTAAATCGACTGTCGATTTGTTGACCAGTATCACATTTTTCAGAATGaag gtacaagaACTTTCAAGTCCACCCAGAGCTAGTACCGTTGTCAAGGACTGCGTCAAAGCATGTCTAAGATCGacttatcaatttttgtttgcTAATTGTTATGATTTATACGGCAGAGAATATCAG actgATCCAAATGAAAAGAGAGATGAAGACACGGGTCCAAAGTTAGATGATTTAGGATTTTGGGATAAGCTTGTGGCACTCGTTGCTTCTGTAATCGAAGAAGATAGAAATAGTTATGCACCCGTTTTGAGTCAATTCCCCGCAGAACTCAATATAGGAcag TTGTCCGCAGCAACAATGTGGAGCTTCTTCGCTGTAGACATGAAGTATGCTCTAGAAGAACATGAAACACACAGACTTTGTAAAACTTCAGCATACATGAACCTACATTTCAAAGTAAAATGGTTGTTTACTAATTATGTAAAAGATGCACCGCCATACAAAGACGCAATTCCCGAGTACCCATCTTGGTTTGAACCGTTTGTAATGCAATGGCTAAATGAAAACGACGACGTGTCGTTGGAATATTTGCATGGAGCTTTCAACAGGGACAAAAAAGATGGG ttTCAAAGAAGTTCGGAGCATGCGTTATTTTCCAACTCAGTGGTGGACGTATTCACTCAGCTTACACAATGTTTTGGGGTCATATCGAAATTGGAATGTCCTGACCCCGAGATATCCAATCGATACATGAAAAGACTTGCTAAGACAATTGTCAAAGTGTTATTGGCATACGTAGACATAGTTCAAAAAGAATTTGACGCTAAAGAGCTGGATGAAAGAAct GCttgtatattaatgaataacatCCAACAACTAAGAGTACAACTAACAAAAATGTTCGAATCAATGGGTGGCAAACAACTGGAAGAAGATGCTACAGATATTCTAAACGACTTACAAACGCAATTATTAAAAGCATTGGATGAACTATCTGGGAAATTCGGAAAAAG TTTGGAACCCCAAATAAAGAAAAGCGTCAAAGAACTTGGTGAGTTATTGCAAAGTATCAAAGGAGGTAGCCAAAATCCACAACAAGTGTCTATGATGGAAGTAGATGAAATATTAAGGCCATTGATGGATCTAATGGATGgctcattatcattatttgctCAAACTTGCGAGAAACCCGTACTAAAACGAATTCTTCGTGAACTGTGGAAACTTGTAATAAGAATATTGGAAAGATCAGTAGTCTTACCACCGATGATGGATAAAAGT atgatATTGAAAAACCTTAGTGAAAACGCTAGATCACTAGCAGCTAATGCTAGAATCGAAGACATGTCCAGATTAATTAGAAACCACATGGCAGGAAAGCAAGACGTTAAAAATGCTCTAACTGGAGTGATG gataTGGAAAAGAACTTGAATACTAAGCAGTGCAGGGTCTTAGAATCTGCACTGAAAACAATTAAGACTTATTTCCACGCCGGTGGAAATGGACTAAAAAAGAAGTATTTAGATAAAAGCTCAGATCTTTTATCTTTGTGCTACGCTTTGTCACTTTACACAAGATCCACAGACGAACTCATCAAGACGTTTGTGTTATCACAATTACATCAAG TTCCACAAAAAAATGACCCATTACCCAGACAACCGTCACTGATGAGTGGTACCGAGGTAAAAGATGAAATGGACGAAATGGATTATGATGAAGATGACGAAACCGAAGAGGAAGAAGCATTAGATGAAGCAGAAGAAGATGTAAAATCAATGGGAAGTCGAATGgaaaaactatttgaaatttCAAGAAGACCATTACAAG